The stretch of DNA TGAGGTAATtggtttcattttttattacaaGTCAAGTTATATATAGATAGTTGAGAAGCTTCGAATTAGTTTCTGGATTAAaggtaaattttttcaaaagtaaGCTTTATGGTATTAATTTGGATGATAGTTTTTTGCGCGCATCTTCGTCTTTTTTGCATTGTGGTGTGAATTCTATCCCTTTTCGCTTTCTTGGCATACCGGTAGGTGCTAATCCGAGAAGAAAGGCTACTTGGCTACCTATTATTGATTCCATGAAAAAGAGACTTGGTGTTTGGAATAGTCGTCTTTTATCTATTGGAGGGAGAGTCACTCTCATAAATTCAGTTCTTTCTAGTTTACCTCtctatttcttctctttttttaaagCACCGGTTTGTGTGTTGAAGGAAATCGTGAGCATTCAAAGGAATTTTTTATGGGGTGGAGGAATGGATAGATCAAAAATATGTTGGGTTAGTTGGGATAATATTTGCCAAccaaaggataaaggagggtTAGGCATAAAAAATTTGGAGTCATTTAATGATTCACTCTTATGTAAATGGAAGTGGCGGTGTCTGAATGATTTGTCTGCTTCTTGGTTCAATCTTTTGCATTTTCGTTATGGTTCTTTTGCCGCTAATTTCTTATATGGGGAAGGGAGGGAGAGTCTCAAACATGCTTCAATTTGGTGGCGGGATATGTGGAAAACAGGAGGTGATCTTAACGAAAATGTACAAACGTGTAGGTACTACTCTTGATACAAATACAGTGGCAGCATTGAAAAGATTATGGAAGAACAATGTTCCATCAAAAGTTAGCGTTTTCGGTTGGCGgttgttacttgaaaaattaccaaCCCGGGAGGCTTTATTTTGCAAAGGTATTATCACGAATAATCATGAGAGAAGTTGCGTATTTTGCTTCAAAGAGGTAGAGGACATACAACACATCTTTTTCACTTGCTGCATTACTTCACAAATTTggcagaaaatatttgtttggttgggcACTAATGTGATCTCTTTTGAGGACGTCACAAGCCATTTCactttgtttggtgaattagcaAAAGGCAACCATAGCAAGCGAATTCGTCATATAATTTGGCTGGCGACGACATGGAGTATTTGGCGCACgcgtaataacattatttttagaggagactgtgtcaacatatcatctttagtggagcaaattgtttatttttcttggttttggtttataggtcgaacagggaacaatgttaatttagttttttctgaatggcgtaataatcctttagattgttttcaacgcatctaaagtgatctattctgaattgtaagggttgagtaccccttgtactccttataattcatttttttgcttatcaaaaaaaaaatatagatagcCTTAACATAGAAGAAATATCAAGAAAAAGGacataaaattgaatattttttttgcttgtCTTATggtcaaaactcaaaaatctCAGGTCCATGAGaaacaaaaattgtaaaaatgaaTGTGCTAACTTATATCAAACATTTAACTTGATTTTTCTAATGATAAATTTCATGTCATTACCCGCATCAAGTATATGATtcaaataatcaaaagtttTTCAACAATTCAAAGATGAAATTGAAGTTTTTATTTAAAGCAGAAACGTGCTAACTTATCAAACATGTAACTTGATTTGTCGGGTTGTAGGTTCTCGATTCAAAATTGGGTGAAGGTTTCTAACTTAACAATTTtctttatcaattgaattaaaaattacacACCTTAATTGACACAAAACCTATCTAATAAAGGAAAATTTTCAATGAGGTTATTACAAGAATAGAAAAAAGAAGAGATATATGTCTCAACCCATTGCAAAAGGATGACAAACACactaaattttatttcattaataataatatatatgaggTACATTTACGCACTTCCAAATTAGCCTGCATATTTtaccaaagaaaagaaaagcacaCAATAGAACCAACCACTATGAAAGATTGcttgtttttttgttacataataataataataataataataataataataataataataataataataatttgttcaTGAGATGCATGCAATGCATCACACAAAACGATCAACATGGGATATATATATGGTGGCTTCAGGGGAGGTGATCTTGCTAATGCCATTGTCAGTGACACACTGACTATAATAGAGTATAGGCGGTATTCCACTACTTCAGCTGCAACAATCGGAGCACGATTTTACGGTGGTGGAGATGAAGCTGCtggtagctcaattggtagtggcCTAGTGGGAATGAATTGAACATGTACTTAAACCCCATGATATATGGTttgattcccacggaaggcaataTCTATATTAGTGAGGGGTAGAAAAGATCGTGAGGTGCCAGTGCCGGGACCGCCTAAGATGTGGTCCTGGGCTGTTACatgagtggttaagtctcacatcgattaTGAAAGGGAAggatgttggatttataagagaggtgactcATTAACATAATGCCTTAACGTTTTGAGTGGAGATGTGGTGTCTCCCTCTCCTGTGGTTCTGGAGCATTGGTCCCATTGTTTCTCTCGGGCTCCCTCGAACTcaccaacaagtggtatcagagcttcggtTCGATATACTGAAGGTGCTAAAGAAGGGGCTCTGCTATGTCTTACTCAAGCGCTATGAAGTGTGACATATAGAAGTTTGATGGAAGAATCAACTTTGCCTTAtttttctcgcgcgtcctatttttactcatccgctacctacgagtttctcgggtgtcctatttttacgcatccgctacttaagtagtaaaactgagaaatttgaggaaaaaacaccgttcgctacttaagtagcggatgatatTTGAGAAACTCGTAGGGCGGCAAAAGAAACTCTtataatacaaattaaattcaaatcatccaaaacaattatttatatattttttttaattttaatttattcgggcttgcgggccgcccgtggtccattcgggctagcccatattttaatcggacTTTATCGGAATGGGCTAAAAAACTCGGAAACAATTCGGGCTAAAATTTTCAAGGTCCAAGCCTGGAAAAAAAATCGGGTTTGGTGGGCTTATCCATTCGGACTAGCCCGTTTTGACGGCAGTACAATTAACCATGAAGGCCGTGGTTGTGGTGGGATATTGCTCTGTTATGATCATGATTATGGTAGTTGGTGCTGCCTGGATTTTATTGATTTTCTGATGGTGGTAGAAGAAGAGATCATTCTTAGAATTTTCATAAGAAACTTTCCCAAGAATCAAGATATAAACATAagctcaaatattttatttaagtacaaatatatattttattaattaaaaaatccttaaataaaagtatataatgcataatatatttatataaatatgttaCTTGAATTTAACtgcatgtattttatttttttagtacatttgtttttatttacgTTGTAGATGTGAAGTTAAATATTTGTGAATAATTTTCGTATATTCTAAAAATATTTCCCGTACTTTTTTTGACAGTAGTTTTACTACATTCTACTAATTTTTGGGCAAAATACTcagtcaaacaaaaaattatttctccAAAGAATTAAATTCGCTTCTcctaaacaatttattttaaatgaaattaattaacCGTTTGAATTTAATTACTTGATTTTCAAACTGTGAATTTAATATCTATTGTACTTTttcaacaattaataaaaattattttgctgttaaaaaacaaaaaagatgaaTTGATTAATATTATGGGTTTCCCTGCCATTTGGGGGAGTTTTGGTTTCTGTCCTGTATTTATTTTTGCGATTCCACtcttataatttgaaatttcttgtttttataAACCGTCaataataattgatatatagtattttatagggaaaaaaaaaatcaaaacttgcCCAAATGACATGGGGCAAAATGCTATTAATAATGTTTTTATAAACTGTCAATAATAATGTTTTAGATGAGCTTCGTAATACAATTCCAAATTTTGACTTTAGTAGGTTTGCAAGCAAGCCCCCCCCCCCAAAatatgaaaattgattttaacatgacaacaacacaaaaaacaattttttggtGATCGAAAGCAACACATGCTAAATAAGGTTTCCTCTATTTGTCATAAGATGTgtctaaatatttttgaaattttgggaAGCACGCAACTCTTTATAAAAAGCTTACACACTTCAAATACATTCATCTTTTTTGACTAACAATTACTTATGTGTGATTTTTCAAATTCTAAACACatcatttataaatatttttttttttactaaaaatgtttataaactattttttttatttttttttaaatattttaaaattttgatagcGCCACATAAGcaattattagtaaaaaaaatgtcaatgcGGGGCTAGCAAATGTAAAGGAGGATAAATTTGGGGTGAAAATCGAGCATTTAGAATTTGAAGGGCCAAAATtgagcaattgtgaaacttaggggataaaaatcaatcaattgaaacTTATGGGGCCAAAATTAATTAgcaattataaaatttatggagtcaaaattgcatttaataaGCATATCTATATCGGGAGGGATAAAATTATCTGGTGTAGCTTGAATAATGTTACACtacttaataatattttaacgaatacaagttttacaaaatttaccgttgTATTGAAACTTTTGTGCACTCTTTAcatttttaaatgaatttttatatttatttttataatattatatgaatctctcccataaaaattaagaattttttaaCGAAAGATCCTATGTACGTTAgatgaaataaaatatgaatttttagttATACCAAAAACTAAAATGTCATTTTTAAGAGCACTGCTATTTGCAGCGAAAGAAAATATCACGAACGGTTTCACGAAGTATTGCCATCATTGGATTTTGTTTGGTGGAAAACATGAACGGTGGGATGAAAAGAAGGGAGTAAGAGGCAGTTTCAACATACTGCTTACAAGTTGTCGTGATGCATTCGTGGGCAAATTTGTTGCTATAAGTAGCattattccatttttaattCATCCCtcataaaagaaattaaatttttgcaAGATTTATCCATACATGAGGTATCTTTTTGAAAGTTGCGTGTCTTGATTTTGATGCTAACTGATCGTTTTTTTATGTTAAGTCTTCGTATATGTTGAAACGTAATTTCATTGTGATAATCAAATACTCCTTCCGATTCttattataagagaaattttactttttaggttcattgtaactaatgtatctggacaatattatagtctagatacattagttttataatgaacctaaaaagtaaaactCATCTTATAATAAGAACTAGAGCGGGTATAaactttttgtttcaaaattgtGCACAAAGCATCATAGAAGGTTTCAAAATGACTATATGGAAATTGttgcaaaaaataaactatatggtaattgaaatataaaaataattttataacatATTTGAACATTTTATGATAGCACTAATTgtcattaaaatattatattttcaatttaattttaaaataattattaaagtatatttttaattttctaccaaaaaaaaagtatatttttaatcTATTGAAACGATTTccatttatattaatttctttttaatctCTTGAAACGATTTCCATTTATATTAACTTTCTTATATGTATAAATACAATGTTTGGGTTTGAGGCATGCATTCAGCATTTCACAAATATAAACAATGGGCAAGTATAATGTTGGTTTAGTATTCTTTGTGTTTTTAGCTTTGACATCAATAATTTGTTTGGTGTGTAATGCCAGTGGTGATGAAAGCAGTAAAGTTTACATTGTATACATGGGGTCACTTCCTAAAGGAGCATCATATTCCCCAAGCTCTCACCATATTAACTTGTTGCAACAAGTTGTGGATGATATTGACATACAAAATTGCTTAGTACGAAGTTACAAGAGGAGTTTCAATGGTTTTGCTGCTATACTCAACGATCAACAAAGGAAAAAACTTGTGGGCATGAGAGGTGTGGTGTCAGTTTTTCCAAGCCAAGAGTACCACCTTCAAACCACAAGGTCGTGGGACTTCCTTGGTTTTCCTCAATCAATCAAGCGAGACCAAACTGTTGAAAACAATTTGGTGATTGGAGTAATAGATTCTGGAATTTGGCCAGAATCTGAAAGTTTCAACGATAAAGGTATTTATGCATGCATGCTCTAAATCACAACCATATGTTTGTACGTAATGAGTACCTTGAAACATTAAGTAATATTATTGGTTATATATGATCAaagtgatttatttatttttttttataataaattatttaggTCTTGGTCCAATTCCAAAAAAATGGAAGGGAGTTTGTGCAGGTGGTAGTAACTTCAGTTGCAACAAGAAAATAATCGGAGCACGATTTTACGGTAGTGGAGTTGAGAGTGCAAGAGACATTATTGGTCATGGAAGCCACACATCATCAACAGCAGGTGGAAGAGAGGTGAAAGGTGTGAGTTTTGATGGTCTTGCAAAAGGCACTGCAAGAGGTGGAGTCCCATCTTCAAGGATTGCTACATACAAAATTTGTGATTCACCTAGATGCAGTGGAGATGCTATTTTAGCTGCATTTGATGATGCCATTGCAGATGGAGTTGACGTCATCACCGTCTCTTTGGGTTCACAAACACAGGTTGACTTTGTCAATGATCCTATTGCCATTGGTTCTTTTCATGCCATGGAGAAGGGAATACTCACAACCAATGCTGCCGGAAACTTTGGTCCTAACCCAAGTAGTACTACAAGTGTAGCACCTTGGTTATTTACTGTTGCTGCAACTACCATTGATCGAAAATTCATTACTAAGCTAATTCTTGGAAATGGAAACACTTTCGTTGGTACATCAATCTATACTGGCCCTTCAAATGCTACCAAACTTCCAATAGCTGTGCGTAATGCTAAATATTGCCCCAATGGAAGAAATACAACCCCTGAAATGTGTGATTGTTTGGACAAAAGTATGGTGAAGGGAAAGCTTGTTTTGTGTGGAGCAGGTGGATTGTTTCCTACTTCTGATACAGGTATAATTGGTTCAATAATTAATGTTACGGACTCTGATTTTGATAATTCTGCTGTCACTTACAAGCCTTCCCTTAACTTGAAAACCAAGGACTTTGTTCAAGTTCAATCTTACACAAATTCTACTAAACACCCTGTTGCTCAAATTTTAAAGAGTGAGATTTTCCACGACACCAATGCTGCTCCTCAAGTTCCAATTTTCTCCTCTCGTGGCCCAAATCCTTTTGTTCCAGAAATTATGAAGCCAGATATAAGTGCTCCAGGAGTGAATATCTTAGCTGCATATTCACCTTTTGCGGGATCCACCTCAGGTGATATGGATGACAAGAGAAAGTTCAAATATAGCCTAGCAACTGGAACCTCTATGTCATGTCCTCACGTTGCTGGAGTTGTTGCATATGTAAAATCATTTCATCCAGATTGGTCACCTGCAGCTATAAAATCTGCCATTATGACGACCGCTAAACCTGTGAAAGGTACTTATGATGATTTGGCTGGAGAATATGCTTATGGTTCTGGGAATATCAATCCACAACAAGCCCTTCATCCTGGACTTGTTTATGACATCACTAAGCAAGATTATGTGCAAATGCTATGTAATTATGGTTAtgatcaaaacaaaattaaacaaattagtGGAGATAATTCCAGTTGCCATAGAGCTCCCGAAAGATCTTTGTTGAAAGATATAAACTATCCTGCAATGGTGATTCCAGTTTTGCCCGATAATAACCATTTCCATGTCAAGATTCATAGAATAGTCACAAACGTTGGCTTTTCTAACTCAACCTACAAGGCCACTCTCATCCATCATAATCCAAAAATCAAGATCAAAGTTGAACCAAAACTTCTTAAGTTCAAATCATTACATGAGAAGCAATCATTTGTTGTCACTATTATTGGGAGAGAGAAATTAAATCAAACTGTATTTTCCTCATCACTCATTTGGTCTGATGGCACCCACAACGTCAAAAGTCCTATTATTGTACAAATACTACCTCTATAATTGACCATGTTATTGTTATGaaaaactaaatatataaatatatggttTGATTTTAACTAGTATAtgcattgaattattttattttttttcacttgGATCAGCTTCAGGCACTGCAGCATTAATCAAAAGTATTCCAAGAataagtagtagtagtactttTGTCATCGTGTGAAAAAtgttctaaaatattatttatgcaTATGTTTGAACCCTGCATTGCATGAACCTCCTAAGCTTGGAGTATTATAAAATCAAAAGTTAATGacttcaatttttctttaagTCAATGGCTTTTGCGTCCGATGGATTGTTTGGGGTTATATAGGATTTTATAGATTTTGCTTGTTTTACTGTTAAATGCTTATGAGTTGGTTTGGCGTTGGCAATTGCGCTGTTTTTCTGTTTCAGGTGTTGATTTTCTTCGTCGTTTATGCTGCTGGATACAATAGCGATTGTCTGTTTTTTCCAATTGGTGCTTCTGTTGCAGATTGTGTTTCTTTTTTGCCTGCCTTGGTTGCATCTCATAAGGCTTTACCCGGTTTCCACAGGCCAAAAGCTTGTGTTAAGCTTTTTGTAGGCCTGAGTCGTTAGTGGTAAGGCAAGAGATCCCAACGCGTTGCGAACTAGAGACACATTTTCTGCAATAATAACCAGATCATGTTTATAAATCTAATTTATAAGAATGGATTTGGGGCTGTACTGTGTTGAGATCAAGCTATGTCTTTGTTTTGGTGTTGTTTCTCCTAGTTAAAGGAAGGCTTTAGTGCTGTTTATTTGCTGAGTTGCTAAACCTATGGAACTGGTTTTGTAGTGTGACTCTGGAGGCATCTGTAAGGCTATGATTGTTGGTCTTATTATGGTTGTATTGCTAGTTTTGTTATGGTGGTCAGTCTTTACATTTGTTTAGTTAATCATATGAGTAGCATTAGTCTTAATTGAATATTAGCAATGTTTAAAGAAGCATGTAATATTTTGAACCAATATTTTATACTTTCAGTTTTGACTTCgaatcttaaaatatttttatcccCTGCGTAGTTTTTGAAATAGGAATATTCCAAATATTGAGTTTAGGGTGTTACATTGGATATATAAGAGAAGTGATGTCTCCCTCTCTTGTAATCCTGGAGCATTCGACTCGTTTTTACTTCCGAGCTTCCCCAAACTCAATTGATCTCCATCACCTTGGCagagaaaataaattcattttaatcTCTCTAATACCACAAACAATGAGGTTCAAGCTCATCCTTAAACAGGAAAGCCAATGGAGGGACATTTGTTAAGAGAAAACTAGTACTTTCGACTCAGTGTAACTATCCTAAATCTTCCTTAACAACTCTCCTTTAACAGCcctaaaagaagaagaaatagaaAACACACTACTCAAATGGAGGTAAATCAAATTCACAATAAGCATACCATTCTCTTTTATCCGGTACCACCAATTGCAAGTACTATGGAAAacaacataattgtttttttgtcGAGTAACCTAATGGCTAGAAAAATGTAAGTACATGTTacaaattttttgtatcattatgACTACTATTCTAATGAATATTACAATTCAATACTCAACCACACATCATCATATATTGAGTGATCTAattcaaaaactcaaaattacaCAAAGTGGGGAGAAAAATACTCTAGCtagtataataatatataattaaatatatgatcAAATTATATAAAACAGGGCAATGACAATAATTAAACCAATTATAAACAACCTGAAAGTGTCAACTCCAAATTTTTCACCATGATTTGCGGATATATCAGATTCCAATGACCACTGAGATCTAAAATTAGGATTAGAACCATAAAGGGATTGCACACCTTTAATATCATCAATATTCAAATCAGCTCTTTTATCTCTTGGCCTTAAACTTGGATACATCACAGCTTCTTTCACACTACTATGTGACAAACCCAACAAATGTCCAATCTCATGTGTTGCAACTGACTCCAAATCAACCGCCACCTCTGATTTCGTTACCTTGAAATCAACTGCCCATGTCTCCGCTGCATCGAGGTGAAGCCTTCCTATCTCTGGCGAAAAAGAATGTGCTAGCACACCTAGAACACCATCAAATGGCTCACCATCACCGTGGTCACCACTATAAAATCCTATTTTTATATCTGCGAAGCCGTAATCCTCTGCTTCGACGAAACTAACTGGAATAACCGAACTCCATCTAGAAAATGCTCGTTTGAATGTTTGTCTTATCTCTTGTAAGCTCAATTTATGAATCATGTAGTCCCGTGAGAAGCCATAGGTTAGTGTCATTGGCATGTCATTGTCATGTGACCATCGTGGTTTTCCGGGGAAATAAACAAAATGCGTCGTGTTATGAATACGATTTTGATGGTGGCGAGTTTTTCTTGTGTCTGGAACACCGCATCTTGGCGTGATCATTTGGGAAACTGTGTTGGAATCGAGTTTTCCAGTTACTTGGAGTCCAAGATTTCGTTGGTATTTGATGAGAGCTGATTcaaaacttgcatcaaatttgTCGCTGAATGCGTCATTGTTTTTAAGGTATCCGAAACGAGATAAGTATCTTTTGAATTGTGATATTCCTGTGATGATGTTGCCTTTGCCAGCATTGGTGAAGCTTTGAATGTTGCGGTTTGTGACCGATATTTTGGTGACCGGTGCATCTTGTAACAAAGCTTTTGATGTGAGGAAAAGAGTGACCAGAAACATGAAGGAGTGTCTTAGTGAAAGGAACATGATGTGGTTAGTCTTTCTTGGTTTGGAAGAACATAGAAGAATATAAATAGAAATAAAGCTTCCATACAAAGCAATATATAAAGGGTCAACTTTATTCAACaagatttaattaattaattaatgattacAACTATTTTGAAACATTTGCATATGATTAATGACTAATTAAGGTATAAGGTAAGAGTAAGTTGTAGTgctaaatattattatatatagcaAGAATCTACCAATAATTAATTGATCATCATGGTTTATAGTTGATAAATTATAAGTGGGCTACTTTTTATGTATAGAAAAGTTAATTAGCTTTAAAAATTGGGAAGCTTTTTTAGAGTGCAAAATACAATCCAGAGTTTGGATTCAAATGATCAATAAACTTTAGTTAAAAatggactatatatatatattcgaaaatgaaaagaattcaagtttatataaattttagttgGAACAATTCTTGACCGgtctattaaaattcaaattaatatgATACCCTAGAgagttattaaaaataaattcatttttttattaattactaaaaataaattcactTTGTTACTTGAATTCATCATAATTTTCTCCATTAGTAATATGGAACAGATTAAAAAAAGGATAATTAGTTAAGTAATCCTCTTTTGACAACATAACTTTTGTCACCTCACCTTCCAATAAATAGCTTTATACAAGTTTGAAGTAACttaaaga from Trifolium pratense cultivar HEN17-A07 linkage group LG5, ARS_RC_1.1, whole genome shotgun sequence encodes:
- the LOC123885611 gene encoding subtilisin-like protease SBT4.8, with translation MGKYNVGLVFFVFLALTSIICLVCNASGDESSKVYIVYMGSLPKGASYSPSSHHINLLQQVVDDIDIQNCLVRSYKRSFNGFAAILNDQQRKKLVGMRGVVSVFPSQEYHLQTTRSWDFLGFPQSIKRDQTVENNLVIGVIDSGIWPESESFNDKGLGPIPKKWKGVCAGGSNFSCNKKIIGARFYGSGVESARDIIGHGSHTSSTAGGREVKGVSFDGLAKGTARGGVPSSRIATYKICDSPRCSGDAILAAFDDAIADGVDVITVSLGSQTQVDFVNDPIAIGSFHAMEKGILTTNAAGNFGPNPSSTTSVAPWLFTVAATTIDRKFITKLILGNGNTFVGTSIYTGPSNATKLPIAVRNAKYCPNGRNTTPEMCDCLDKSMVKGKLVLCGAGGLFPTSDTGIIGSIINVTDSDFDNSAVTYKPSLNLKTKDFVQVQSYTNSTKHPVAQILKSEIFHDTNAAPQVPIFSSRGPNPFVPEIMKPDISAPGVNILAAYSPFAGSTSGDMDDKRKFKYSLATGTSMSCPHVAGVVAYVKSFHPDWSPAAIKSAIMTTAKPVKGTYDDLAGEYAYGSGNINPQQALHPGLVYDITKQDYVQMLCNYGYDQNKIKQISGDNSSCHRAPERSLLKDINYPAMVIPVLPDNNHFHVKIHRIVTNVGFSNSTYKATLIHHNPKIKIKVEPKLLKFKSLHEKQSFVVTIIGREKLNQTVFSSSLIWSDGTHNVKSPIIVQILPL
- the LOC123885012 gene encoding metalloendoproteinase 4-MMP-like, producing the protein MFLSLRHSFMFLVTLFLTSKALLQDAPVTKISVTNRNIQSFTNAGKGNIITGISQFKRYLSRFGYLKNNDAFSDKFDASFESALIKYQRNLGLQVTGKLDSNTVSQMITPRCGVPDTRKTRHHQNRIHNTTHFVYFPGKPRWSHDNDMPMTLTYGFSRDYMIHKLSLQEIRQTFKRAFSRWSSVIPVSFVEAEDYGFADIKIGFYSGDHGDGEPFDGVLGVLAHSFSPEIGRLHLDAAETWAVDFKVTKSEVAVDLESVATHEIGHLLGLSHSSVKEAVMYPSLRPRDKRADLNIDDIKGVQSLYGSNPNFRSQWSLESDISANHGEKFGVDTFR